The following are encoded together in the Bradyrhizobium algeriense genome:
- a CDS encoding HD-GYP domain-containing protein, with the protein MLVYFVTDEPTKLPAIRAMLEPQHAVVPWVLGGDGTGIRSHGVLMVDIDLRQMTRVDQLRVILQNLARIPEKLFVVHNLSRSMVAQAYALGATAIISRPKEAILKVTQIEAAEAAEEDKAADPTLQMGEGVAAFASMFSDVRRGRPLKLVDAKRATSKIIARVGQDGLSTWLDEVRRYHEGTFQHCLLVTGVAVAFGLDVGFSGGDVSRLGIAATLHDIGKARIPLSILDKPGRLDPEEEEIIRRHPVIGHDLLKGVAGISPEILDGVRHHHEYLDGSGYPDGLAGSQISDLVRLLTISDIFAALVESRPYRPPMARQDAYQILCGMEGKLEGALVRAFRKVALAG; encoded by the coding sequence ATGCTCGTCTATTTTGTCACAGACGAACCGACGAAGTTACCGGCGATTCGCGCGATGCTCGAACCGCAACACGCCGTGGTTCCCTGGGTGCTGGGCGGCGACGGCACCGGGATCAGGTCGCATGGCGTGCTGATGGTCGACATTGACCTGCGGCAGATGACGCGCGTCGATCAGCTCAGGGTCATTTTGCAAAACCTCGCCCGCATTCCCGAGAAGCTGTTCGTCGTTCACAATCTCTCCCGCTCGATGGTTGCGCAGGCCTATGCCCTCGGCGCGACCGCGATCATTTCACGCCCCAAGGAAGCCATTCTCAAGGTCACGCAGATCGAGGCGGCGGAAGCCGCCGAGGAAGATAAGGCTGCGGATCCGACATTGCAGATGGGCGAAGGCGTGGCAGCCTTCGCCTCGATGTTTTCGGATGTGCGCCGTGGCAGGCCGCTGAAGCTTGTCGATGCGAAGCGTGCGACGTCGAAGATCATCGCCCGTGTCGGGCAGGATGGACTCTCGACATGGCTCGACGAGGTGCGGCGCTATCACGAGGGCACGTTTCAGCACTGCCTGCTGGTGACCGGTGTTGCGGTCGCCTTCGGCCTGGATGTCGGGTTCTCCGGCGGCGACGTCTCGCGGCTCGGAATCGCGGCGACCCTCCACGACATCGGGAAGGCGCGCATTCCGCTGTCGATCCTGGACAAGCCGGGCCGCCTCGACCCCGAGGAGGAGGAGATCATCCGGCGTCATCCCGTGATCGGACATGATCTGCTAAAGGGCGTAGCGGGCATCAGCCCGGAAATTCTTGATGGCGTGCGGCATCATCACGAATATCTCGATGGCTCCGGCTATCCGGATGGACTGGCGGGCTCGCAGATTTCCGATCTGGTCAGGTTGCTGACGATCTCGGATATCTTCGCAGCACTTGTCGAGTCCAGGCCATACCGGCCGCCAATGGCGCGGCAGGACGCCTACCAGATCCTCTGCGGCATGGAGGGCAAGCTGGAGGGAGCGCTGGTCAGGGCGTTCCGGAAAGTGGCGCTGGCGGGGTGA
- a CDS encoding Crp/Fnr family transcriptional regulator — MGVPASAGNRLLNALPPADLALLAPHLQKVSLEQNAVVIRAGDRRDHVYFPHSGAISFMLGLPNGETIATAVIGREGAIGSLSVLGPSFMSSVTAVVRVGGTASQISVSRFHAAYMKSGAIRHVVEAHTRSILMQFQHVSACNGLHSVEARMAHWLLHLHDRTEDNNILPLTQETLSQLLGVRRTTVTQVIAKLRALGAIRSARRGLVEIDRARLEEATCECYDIIRGATDRIVPHEVVGAHPHFASADKLHRA; from the coding sequence ATGGGAGTTCCGGCGAGCGCCGGTAATCGTCTTCTCAACGCGTTGCCGCCGGCAGACCTCGCGCTGCTCGCCCCTCATCTTCAGAAGGTGTCGCTCGAACAGAACGCCGTGGTGATACGAGCGGGAGATCGACGCGACCATGTTTACTTTCCCCATAGCGGTGCCATCTCCTTCATGCTCGGCCTTCCGAACGGAGAAACGATCGCAACTGCGGTAATCGGGCGCGAGGGAGCGATCGGCTCATTATCGGTGCTGGGACCCTCTTTCATGTCGTCGGTGACCGCGGTCGTGCGGGTGGGCGGCACCGCATCGCAAATCTCCGTGTCGCGGTTTCATGCAGCCTACATGAAGAGCGGCGCCATCAGACATGTGGTCGAGGCGCACACGAGGTCGATACTCATGCAGTTCCAGCACGTCTCAGCCTGCAACGGACTGCACTCGGTCGAGGCCCGCATGGCCCACTGGCTGCTTCACCTGCACGATCGAACCGAGGACAACAACATCCTACCATTAACGCAAGAGACGCTTTCGCAGTTGCTCGGGGTCCGACGAACGACCGTGACGCAGGTGATTGCCAAACTCCGCGCCTTAGGTGCCATCAGATCCGCTCGACGGGGCTTGGTCGAAATCGACAGGGCGCGGCTCGAGGAAGCAACCTGTGAATGCTACGACATCATACGCGGTGCAACAGATCGGATCGTCCCACATGAAGTCGTGGGGGCGCATCCGCATTTTGCGTCGGCCGACAAACTCCACCGTGCATGA
- a CDS encoding FAD-dependent oxidoreductase: protein MSADITAGPATGANSFAFPRHEQTFPTLTPLEIERMRRFGELRTYKDGEALFETGKVGPGMFVVLSGTVAITQRDGLGHVTPVIDQGVGQFLAEIGQLSGRVALVDGYAEGDVETLLIPPDQLRALLVAEAELGERIMRALILRRVSLIQGGVGGPVLIGPGSLGDTARLQNFLVRNGQPHHVLDPATDKDAADLIARYLPSRADLPLVVCPDGTVLRNPSETSLALAVGMITNQAHEKLYDVAVVGSGPAGLATAVYAASEGLSVAVFDARAFGGQAGASARIENYLGFPTGISGQALTGRAYTQAQKFGADMLIPVCVRSLDCSQRDGVFALATECGQSLRAKSIVVASGARYRRPEIENLEKFEGRGVWYWASPIEAKLCVGQDVVLVGGGNSAGQAAVFLSGHARKVHMIIRGGGLGASMSRYLIERIEAAPNIELIFNAEVVAVEGSEDGSLERVRWKSRLAPEQHHFDVRSLFLFVGADPATHWLNGCGVTLDRAGFVVTGAQSEQNLGRPVPTLETSVPGVFAVGDVRAGSVKRVGGAIGEGAQVVAALHGYLADAVKPSL from the coding sequence ATGAGTGCAGACATCACGGCCGGTCCGGCGACCGGCGCCAATTCTTTCGCGTTTCCACGTCACGAGCAGACATTCCCGACACTGACGCCGCTTGAAATCGAGCGGATGCGCCGGTTCGGGGAGCTTCGGACCTACAAGGACGGCGAAGCCCTGTTCGAGACCGGCAAGGTCGGCCCCGGCATGTTCGTGGTGCTGTCTGGCACGGTCGCGATCACCCAGCGCGATGGCCTCGGCCATGTCACCCCGGTCATCGACCAGGGGGTGGGGCAGTTTCTGGCCGAGATCGGCCAGCTCTCCGGCCGCGTCGCGCTGGTCGACGGCTATGCCGAGGGCGACGTCGAAACGCTGCTGATTCCACCGGATCAATTGCGCGCGCTTCTGGTCGCGGAAGCCGAACTCGGCGAGCGCATCATGCGCGCGCTGATCCTGCGCCGGGTCAGCCTGATCCAGGGCGGCGTCGGCGGTCCTGTGCTGATCGGACCGGGCTCGCTCGGCGACACGGCGCGGCTGCAGAATTTCCTGGTGCGCAACGGCCAGCCGCACCACGTGCTCGATCCCGCAACCGACAAGGACGCCGCCGACCTCATCGCGCGCTATTTGCCCTCGCGCGCCGATCTGCCGCTGGTGGTGTGCCCCGACGGCACCGTGCTGCGCAATCCGTCCGAGACGTCGCTGGCGCTGGCGGTGGGGATGATCACCAACCAGGCGCATGAGAAGCTCTACGACGTGGCCGTCGTGGGCAGCGGTCCCGCTGGTCTCGCCACCGCGGTCTATGCCGCGTCCGAAGGGTTGTCGGTCGCCGTGTTCGATGCGCGGGCGTTCGGCGGCCAGGCCGGCGCCAGCGCGCGCATTGAAAACTATCTGGGCTTTCCGACCGGCATTTCCGGGCAGGCGCTCACCGGCCGCGCCTACACCCAGGCGCAAAAATTCGGCGCGGACATGCTGATTCCCGTTTGTGTCAGGTCGCTGGATTGTTCGCAGCGCGACGGCGTGTTTGCGCTGGCGACCGAATGCGGGCAGTCGTTGCGCGCCAAATCCATTGTGGTGGCGAGCGGGGCGCGTTACCGGCGGCCCGAGATCGAGAATCTCGAGAAATTCGAAGGCCGCGGCGTCTGGTACTGGGCCTCGCCGATCGAGGCCAAGCTGTGCGTGGGCCAGGACGTCGTATTGGTCGGCGGCGGCAATTCGGCAGGCCAGGCCGCGGTGTTTCTGTCCGGCCATGCGCGCAAGGTCCATATGATCATCCGCGGCGGCGGGCTGGGGGCCAGCATGTCGCGCTATCTGATCGAGCGCATCGAGGCGGCCCCCAATATCGAACTGATCTTCAACGCCGAGGTGGTTGCGGTCGAGGGCAGCGAGGATGGCTCGCTCGAACGCGTTCGCTGGAAGAGCCGCCTGGCGCCCGAACAGCACCATTTCGATGTCCGGAGCCTGTTTCTGTTCGTCGGCGCCGACCCGGCGACCCATTGGCTGAACGGCTGCGGCGTAACGCTCGACCGCGCGGGTTTTGTGGTGACGGGGGCGCAGTCCGAGCAGAATCTCGGCCGCCCGGTGCCGACGCTGGAAACTTCGGTGCCCGGCGTGTTCGCGGTAGGTGACGTGCGCGCCGGCTCGGTCAAACGCGTCGGCGGCGCGATCGGCGAGGGCGCGCAGGTGGTGGCCGCGCTGCATGGCTATCTCGCCGACGCCGTGAAACCGTCGTTATGA
- a CDS encoding UBP-type zinc finger domain-containing protein, with translation MTKKGCSHIAGIQTVTPSALGCEECLKSGSEWLHLRICRTCGHVGCCDDSPNKHATAHFHATGHPVIEGYDPPEGWGWCYIDEVLFDLSHRKTPHNGPIPRYY, from the coding sequence GTGACGAAAAAGGGCTGCAGCCATATCGCCGGCATTCAAACGGTGACCCCGAGCGCGCTCGGTTGCGAGGAGTGCCTGAAAAGCGGAAGCGAGTGGCTGCATCTGCGGATCTGCCGCACCTGCGGCCATGTCGGCTGCTGCGACGATTCGCCGAACAAGCACGCCACCGCGCACTTTCACGCCACCGGCCATCCCGTGATCGAAGGCTACGATCCGCCGGAAGGCTGGGGCTGGTGCTACATCGACGAAGTGCTGTTCGACCTGTCGCACCGAAAAACTCCACACAACGGACCGATACCGCGCTACTACTGA